A region of Pseudoruegeria sp. SHC-113 DNA encodes the following proteins:
- a CDS encoding amino acid ABC transporter substrate-binding protein gives MKKSVFLGALTLASMGAGVAGAATLDDVKARGKLNCGVSTGLAGFSAPDANGVWEGFDVAVCRAVAAATLGDPMAVEFVSTTGKTRFTALASGEIDMLARNTTWTFSRDVDLKFEFVGVNYYDGQGFMAPKELGVSSAKELDGATVCIQTGTTTELNLADFFRANSISYEPVPIETNAEAIQQYLAGACDVYTTDASGLAASRATFEDASAHVLLPEIISKEPLGPLVRHGDNEWGDIVRWTLNALIAAEELGVTSANIGELKAGTNNPEVNRLLGTEGNLGEMLGLDADFAAKAIMAGGNYGEIFEKNIGESTPIGLARGLNAQWTDGGLLYAPPFR, from the coding sequence ATGAAAAAATCCGTATTTCTTGGCGCGCTCACGCTCGCCAGCATGGGTGCTGGCGTGGCCGGTGCCGCGACGCTGGACGACGTGAAAGCCCGGGGCAAGCTGAACTGTGGCGTGTCCACGGGTCTCGCCGGCTTCTCCGCGCCGGATGCAAACGGTGTCTGGGAAGGCTTCGACGTGGCCGTGTGCCGCGCCGTGGCAGCTGCGACCCTGGGCGATCCCATGGCCGTTGAATTCGTTTCGACCACCGGCAAGACGCGTTTCACGGCTCTGGCGTCCGGCGAGATCGACATGCTGGCTCGCAACACCACCTGGACCTTCAGCCGCGACGTCGACCTGAAGTTCGAATTCGTCGGCGTGAACTATTACGACGGTCAGGGCTTCATGGCTCCGAAAGAGCTGGGCGTTTCCTCCGCGAAGGAACTGGACGGCGCGACCGTCTGCATCCAGACCGGCACCACCACCGAGCTGAACCTCGCGGACTTCTTCCGCGCAAACAGCATCAGCTACGAGCCGGTGCCGATCGAGACCAACGCGGAAGCCATCCAGCAGTACCTGGCCGGCGCCTGTGACGTTTACACCACCGACGCGTCCGGCCTTGCCGCAAGCCGCGCCACCTTTGAAGATGCCTCCGCGCACGTGCTGCTGCCGGAAATCATCTCCAAGGAGCCGCTGGGCCCGCTTGTCCGCCACGGCGACAACGAGTGGGGCGACATCGTTCGCTGGACGCTGAACGCGCTGATCGCCGCTGAAGAGCTGGGTGTCACCTCCGCCAACATCGGCGAGCTGAAAGCCGGCACCAACAACCCGGAAGTCAACCGTCTGCTCGGCACCGAGGGCAACCTCGGCGAGATGCTCGGCCTCGACGCTGACTTTGCTGCCAAAGCCATCATGGCTGGCGGCAACTACGGCGAGATTTTCGAGAAGAACATCGGTGAGTCCACGCCCATCGGCCTGGCCCGCGGGCTGAACGCCCAGTGGACCGATGGCGGCCTGCTCTACGCTCCGCCCTTCCGCTAA